The sequence below is a genomic window from Verrucomicrobiota bacterium.
CGGGTTCACTTCACTCCCCGGTGGCCCGCGACGTCTCCGGCGCGGTGGGTGAAGAGTTCATTTTCTAGGTGCAGCCTTACCCAAGTGATAAATAGTCGGAAAGGCATTGGGTGGGTGAGTGGTTTGCCAATCGGCTCATCGAACCCGCCGCGCCGAGGACGTCGCGGCCCACCAACGCTGGGTTTCTCTAGTGTAGCTCCCCGTGAGTCAGACGACGAATCCTGCATGGACCGGGTTTTGATGGATGTAGTGCGCCTTTTCGAGCTAGGATTCATCATTGCGAATGCGATAATCGAAGAGGTTCGACTGCCACGCGACCCCTTTCACGCTTCCCCAACGTCGTGGCAGACGACGAAGCCGTGGCAAAGCCCGTGAAAGCCGTGCCAGCGAAAGCCCCCCCGGAACCCAGATAAGCAAGCTCTCCCCGGTGGCCCGCGACGTCCCCGGCGCGGTGGGTGAAGAGTTCATGTTCTGGGTCCAGCGTAACCTTTGCTCCGGGTTCGGTCTCCAAGGGTTTACAGGTAGCCCCGATCTTCTGGCGCTGTCTTGGCTGATCTGGCAGGCGGCAAGGCCAACAGTAGCTTTGAGCCAACTGGGCCGTTTGCTGGGCGGCTTGAGGCAGTCGATTAGAAAGCTCCAGGGGTAGTTTTCCAGTCCCTTCTCAAAGAATCCGACTCAGATGGGGTTGAGCTAAAGGTCGTCGATGAGGGTGGAAGCGGGCGAGATCTCTTCGCCCGCGGGACTCAGCGCCCACGCTCTCCTTGAAGTGCTCTCCCAGTTGCCGATTTCGTCGTAGGTGTAGTTGCCGTCGGTGAGGTTGGCTGCCGGGAGTGCTGTAGTCAGGCTCGGCGTGGTGGTCTGCGGCGGTAACCTCTCCTTTCTTGTTGTAGCCGCATCTGAACACGCCGTCGCTGAGGCCGGGCATGCTGCCGCCGTGTTCCATGCCAATTCTCTGTCCGAGTTTGTTGAGCTGGAAAGTTCAGCCAGTCTCGCCGCCTCAAAGTGTCAATATTTGTTGACTGCCCCGTAAAAACCATATGGTATCAGACCAAGGCGCGAGGAAGCGTGCTGCCAGCACCACCACTGTAACTGCACCGGACCGATGCGGAATCCCTCACCTTTTTCACCCCCGAAACCTGAAACCTAAGGCGCTCCTTCTTCATCCGTTCAGCTAGTAAAAGAGCCGCTCAAAATCCTCAAGGAGCGCGGGCGTCCCGCCCGCTTCCAACCCAAAAACCGGCCACAGGCCGGCCCTTCCTCCTACCAAGCTACCGAATCAACTAGTCGAATGATCCCGCGCCATGACATGTAAAAACGCCCCTTCTTACTCCACTCACCCTGTTCGCGGCCTCAAGATTCCCTCCTCGGGTTAACTCACCTTGTCAGAATTTGTTGCCTGACCCCTAACATGTTATGCCCCCCCCTCAGAGCGTTAATATGAAGATCTAATGGCTGACCCGTTTCTATGGTCGGTGTCGTGGGTGCCGTCGCTGTAGTCGGTGTCTGGGAGGTGACTAGCCGAAATGTCAAAAATCAAGACACGACCCCTCAATGTATCACTTTATGAGAAAAGTGTTCCCATTTAATTGGGCCAAAGTGTCTCGAATCTATAGCATTAGACAGATTATCTCCTGTCACGTAGTAATCTTCGGAACCTAAAACTAAATTGATCATTTCAATCTGTCGCACACTCAACCCGATCGACTCTAAATCCAAATCTGAGACCTCTAGTCCATTAATCAAAAGCCTGTCACCATCAAATACGACTTTATCTCCAGGGATGGCCGCTATCCGGCGTAGCCAGCGAGCGCCTTTATAGCCTTGTGGTGGGCTTATAACCACCACATCTCCTCTTCTGATTTCCGACTGCTTGCAAAGAAGCCTAGCTCTGATTGCTTCATTAGCTTCAAATTCAGGCTCCATAGACGTAGAAGACACCTTAAATTCAACGTAATTCTGATGATTACAGCCCGACAACAAGGACACTTTATATACTATAAAAATCACTTTTATAAACAATTGAAACTCGATTTGCCTTGCTGAGCTCATAATATCAATCTCTACGGTTTCGGTCCAGTGGGAACAGGTCTAAATAAAGGCGGGCCAGGAGGGAAAAGTGT
It includes:
- the lepB gene encoding signal peptidase I; translated protein: MSSARQIEFQLFIKVIFIVYKVSLLSGCNHQNYVEFKVSSTSMEPEFEANEAIRARLLCKQSEIRRGDVVVISPPQGYKGARWLRRIAAIPGDKVVFDGDRLLINGLEVSDLDLESIGLSVRQIEMINLVLGSEDYYVTGDNLSNAIDSRHFGPIKWEHFSHKVIH